From the genome of Halorussus caseinilyticus, one region includes:
- a CDS encoding PAS domain-containing protein: protein MSERAEASDADFWGDADETEALQHYRTLLNAVDDGIYRLDADGRFVAVNEVLVELSGYRRDELVGEHVSVLLDADDCTTIEREIERRLGSGGDRLSTFEFPVQTADGERVPCELRLNLLVEDDSFRGTVGVLRDVSERKRTERELGERERQLERARDLTDEILESSPVGVVVIDADGTVTRTNERAREILGVSESERETYSASDRPTYDERGRPVPVEEHPFARALETGEPVYDRVLQVEHPGGERRWLSVNAEPILTGDGEIDRVVTTGEDVTDIKRRERELESELSEVFGRVTDAFYALDSEWRFTHVNDRAEELIDSRGEGLVGECFWEVFEWAADSKLGEQYRTAMETQEPTSFEFHHPEPGELWYEVRAYPSETGLSVYFQDVTERKRRERALEESEHRYRTLVENFPNGAVALVDEDLRYVTFGGEPIVDDATVEGLEAERVRDALPTELADELVPRYESALDGERSSFETEVGDDVFQIHFVPVRDDGGEVFAALGMSQNVTDHRENQRKLEESERRYRTLAENFPNGIVTLFDHDLEYTLAAGQAFDEFPVEPEDVEGKSFREVWGDEAADTLEPAFEATLDGEQRSVEVEYAGRDWLVHAVPITDERGDVFAGMTMAQDITERKEHEQYLRDAKSQLEAATEAGAVGTWEWHIREDEFVTGASFAQVFGVSPEAARDGVSLDRFVSAVHEDDRERVERKIAEAVDSGGEYTEEYRVWNDDGELRWVVARGHVECDEDGNPVKFPGALADITERKRAERELEEHRKQLETLFEVLPVGVLVADRDGRLVEANEAARDIWGEELFDAESVTDYDRFRGWWADTGEPVGPEEWTLARVLDGEEVTEPDIYEIETASGERRTVMVHGMPVRDSTGEVTRAVATITDITDRREYQRQLEESERRYRTLAENFPNGAVGAYDTDLRYTLTQGAALGNGLPGREALEGNTVSEVFPPDTAAELESLFGGAVEDGETDSITIDFGGRTWQLWAAPLRDASGDIFGGLSFTQDITEQVDREQKLEETVAKLEESNERLESFASMLAHELRNPVTIGQIYAQQLSDESDPEAVGYVTEAFDRIENMIDVMLILTRGREAVGENSSLSLSAVARDAWGGVDAPDARLEVEVDAVVEADETYVRHLFRNLFENAVQHGGCDVAVRVGELPGGFYVADDGCGIPADDRNAVFEAGFTTAASEGGTGLGLAFVGELAEVYDWSYRVVESDGGGARFEFRNVVPSPEG from the coding sequence ATGAGCGAGCGGGCAGAGGCCTCCGACGCCGACTTCTGGGGAGACGCCGACGAGACGGAGGCGCTTCAGCACTACCGGACTCTTCTGAACGCGGTAGACGACGGCATCTACCGTCTCGACGCCGACGGGCGGTTCGTCGCCGTCAACGAGGTCCTCGTCGAGTTGTCGGGCTACCGGCGCGACGAACTGGTCGGCGAACACGTCTCGGTCCTTCTCGACGCCGACGACTGTACCACCATCGAACGCGAGATAGAGCGGCGTCTCGGAAGCGGCGGCGACCGGCTGAGTACGTTCGAGTTCCCCGTCCAGACCGCCGACGGCGAGCGGGTTCCCTGCGAACTGCGGTTGAACCTCCTCGTGGAGGACGACTCGTTTCGGGGGACGGTCGGAGTACTGCGCGACGTTTCCGAACGCAAGCGGACCGAACGGGAACTCGGCGAGCGCGAGCGACAACTCGAACGCGCCCGCGACCTGACCGACGAAATCCTCGAATCGAGTCCCGTCGGCGTCGTCGTCATCGACGCCGACGGGACGGTCACGCGGACGAACGAACGGGCCAGAGAGATACTCGGCGTCTCCGAGAGCGAGCGAGAGACCTACTCGGCCTCCGACAGACCCACCTACGACGAACGGGGTCGGCCGGTTCCGGTCGAGGAACACCCCTTCGCGCGGGCGCTGGAGACGGGCGAACCCGTCTACGACCGGGTGTTACAGGTCGAACACCCCGGCGGCGAACGCCGATGGCTGTCGGTCAACGCCGAACCAATCCTGACCGGCGACGGCGAAATCGACCGAGTGGTGACGACCGGCGAGGACGTGACCGACATCAAGCGCCGCGAGCGCGAACTGGAGAGCGAACTCAGCGAGGTGTTCGGACGCGTCACCGACGCCTTCTACGCGCTTGACTCCGAGTGGCGGTTCACTCACGTCAACGACCGCGCCGAGGAGCTAATCGACTCCCGTGGCGAGGGACTCGTCGGCGAGTGCTTCTGGGAGGTGTTCGAGTGGGCCGCCGACTCGAAACTCGGCGAGCAGTACCGGACCGCGATGGAGACCCAAGAGCCGACTTCCTTCGAGTTCCATCACCCCGAACCGGGCGAACTATGGTACGAAGTCCGCGCCTACCCCTCCGAGACGGGGCTGTCGGTGTACTTTCAGGACGTGACCGAGCGCAAGCGCCGCGAGCGCGCACTCGAAGAGAGCGAGCATCGCTACCGGACGCTCGTGGAGAACTTCCCGAACGGTGCCGTGGCGCTGGTGGACGAGGACCTCCGGTACGTCACCTTCGGCGGCGAACCCATCGTAGACGACGCCACGGTCGAGGGGTTGGAAGCCGAGCGCGTCCGCGACGCCCTCCCGACGGAGTTGGCCGACGAACTCGTGCCGCGCTACGAGTCCGCACTCGACGGCGAGCGGAGTTCGTTCGAGACCGAGGTCGGCGACGACGTGTTTCAGATTCACTTCGTCCCGGTCCGGGACGACGGCGGCGAAGTCTTCGCGGCGCTCGGGATGTCCCAGAACGTCACCGACCATCGGGAGAACCAGCGGAAACTCGAAGAGAGCGAGCGCCGCTACCGGACTCTCGCCGAGAACTTCCCGAACGGCATCGTGACGCTGTTCGACCACGACTTGGAGTACACGCTCGCGGCGGGCCAAGCGTTCGACGAGTTCCCCGTCGAACCGGAGGACGTGGAAGGGAAGTCGTTCCGCGAGGTGTGGGGCGACGAGGCCGCCGACACGCTCGAACCCGCGTTCGAAGCAACGTTAGACGGCGAACAGCGGTCGGTCGAAGTGGAGTACGCGGGACGAGATTGGCTGGTCCACGCGGTTCCCATCACCGACGAACGCGGAGACGTGTTCGCCGGGATGACCATGGCCCAAGACATCACCGAGCGCAAAGAACACGAGCAGTACCTCCGCGACGCCAAGTCGCAACTGGAGGCCGCGACCGAGGCCGGAGCGGTCGGGACGTGGGAGTGGCACATTCGAGAAGACGAGTTCGTCACGGGTGCCTCGTTCGCGCAGGTGTTCGGCGTGTCCCCCGAAGCGGCCCGCGATGGCGTCTCGCTAGACCGGTTCGTCTCGGCAGTCCACGAGGACGACCGCGAGCGAGTCGAGCGGAAGATAGCGGAGGCCGTCGACTCCGGCGGCGAGTACACCGAGGAGTACCGCGTCTGGAACGACGACGGCGAGTTACGGTGGGTCGTGGCCCGCGGACACGTCGAGTGCGACGAGGACGGGAACCCCGTCAAGTTCCCCGGTGCGCTGGCCGACATCACCGAACGAAAGCGGGCCGAGCGGGAACTCGAAGAACACAGAAAGCAACTCGAAACCCTCTTCGAGGTCCTCCCTGTCGGCGTTCTGGTCGCGGACCGCGACGGCCGACTCGTGGAAGCCAACGAAGCCGCGAGGGACATCTGGGGCGAAGAGTTGTTCGACGCCGAGAGCGTCACCGACTACGACCGGTTTCGCGGGTGGTGGGCCGACACCGGCGAACCCGTCGGTCCCGAAGAGTGGACCCTCGCGCGCGTCCTCGACGGCGAGGAGGTCACAGAGCCGGACATCTACGAAATCGAGACGGCCAGCGGGGAGCGCCGGACCGTCATGGTTCACGGGATGCCGGTCCGGGACTCGACCGGCGAGGTCACGCGCGCCGTCGCCACGATAACGGACATCACCGACCGCCGGGAGTACCAGCGCCAACTCGAAGAGTCCGAGCGCCGCTACCGAACTCTCGCCGAGAACTTCCCGAACGGTGCGGTCGGCGCGTACGACACGGACCTCCGGTACACGCTGACGCAGGGTGCCGCGCTGGGTAACGGACTTCCCGGCAGGGAGGCGCTCGAAGGCAACACCGTGAGCGAGGTGTTCCCTCCGGACACCGCGGCGGAACTCGAATCCCTGTTCGGGGGCGCAGTCGAGGACGGCGAGACCGATAGCATCACCATCGACTTCGGCGGCCGAACGTGGCAGTTGTGGGCGGCACCGCTCCGAGACGCGAGCGGCGACATCTTCGGCGGACTGAGTTTCACGCAGGACATCACCGAACAGGTCGACCGCGAGCAGAAACTCGAAGAGACCGTCGCGAAACTCGAAGAGTCGAACGAGCGACTCGAAAGCTTCGCCAGCATGCTCGCCCACGAACTCCGCAACCCCGTCACCATCGGCCAGATTTACGCTCAGCAACTCTCCGACGAGTCGGACCCGGAGGCGGTCGGCTACGTCACGGAGGCGTTCGACCGCATCGAGAACATGATAGACGTGATGCTGATTCTGACGCGGGGCCGGGAGGCGGTCGGCGAGAACAGTTCGCTCTCCCTTTCGGCCGTCGCGCGGGACGCGTGGGGGGGCGTGGACGCGCCCGACGCGAGACTCGAAGTCGAAGTCGATGCGGTCGTGGAAGCCGACGAGACGTACGTCCGCCACCTCTTCCGGAACCTGTTCGAGAACGCGGTCCAACACGGCGGTTGCGACGTGGCCGTCCGAGTTGGAGAGCTACCGGGCGGGTTCTACGTGGCAGACGACGGGTGCGGTATCCCGGCGGACGACCGGAACGCCGTGTTCGAGGCGGGATTCACCACCGCGGCCAGCGAGGGAGGAACCGGACTCGGACTGGCGTTCGTCGGCGAACTCGCCGAGGTGTACGACTGGTCGTACCGGGTCGTCGAGAGCGACGGCGGCGGGGCGCGCTTCGAGTTCCGGAACGTCGTTCCGTCCCCCGAGGGGTGA
- a CDS encoding alanyl-tRNA editing protein encodes MSQLAAQSPDVRRFEATVADVDGRAVVLDETYFYAESGGQPADRGTLGGVTVENVQKRDGRTVHHLAAEPDFAAGESVTAEIDDDFRTYCMRAHSASHVLYGAGRKILDELGYGGFDIGERKVRVDFTTATDITDETLAELERLTNRAVWDSLDVSWEEVPEAEAREREEVAFNTKTEEGVMSESDAVRVVTVADWDWAACGGTHVSNTSEIGPVTVLGRSNPGEGLTRVEFAVGPTAIRRRAADVRAAREAATTLDVGVSELPEAAQRVSEQVETLEADLNDAKEEVLNARLAELREDPLERDGGEWLVGTVSGFGPNEVADRARELAGDAADAVVLSGEDGATFVVAATGGSPDAGDVVDDVTDAFGGGGGGSPTFAQGGGLDASPEEVVAFLRK; translated from the coding sequence ATGAGTCAACTCGCGGCACAGTCCCCCGACGTGCGGCGCTTCGAGGCGACCGTAGCGGACGTGGACGGCCGAGCGGTCGTGTTGGACGAGACGTACTTCTACGCCGAGAGCGGCGGCCAACCCGCCGACCGGGGCACCCTCGGCGGCGTCACGGTCGAGAACGTACAGAAGCGCGACGGCCGGACCGTCCACCACCTCGCGGCCGAACCGGACTTCGCGGCGGGCGAGAGCGTCACGGCCGAAATCGACGACGACTTCCGGACCTACTGCATGCGCGCCCACTCCGCCAGCCACGTTCTCTACGGCGCGGGCCGCAAGATTCTGGACGAGTTGGGCTACGGCGGGTTCGACATCGGCGAGCGGAAGGTCCGGGTGGACTTCACCACCGCGACCGACATCACCGACGAGACGCTGGCGGAACTGGAGCGCCTGACCAACCGCGCGGTGTGGGACTCGCTGGACGTGTCGTGGGAGGAGGTGCCCGAAGCGGAGGCCCGAGAGCGCGAGGAAGTCGCGTTCAACACCAAAACCGAGGAGGGCGTGATGAGCGAGTCGGACGCCGTGCGCGTCGTCACCGTCGCCGACTGGGACTGGGCGGCCTGCGGGGGCACCCACGTCTCGAACACGAGCGAAATCGGTCCCGTCACGGTCCTCGGCCGGTCGAACCCCGGCGAGGGCCTGACCCGCGTGGAGTTCGCCGTCGGGCCGACGGCCATCCGGCGGCGCGCCGCGGACGTGCGCGCCGCGCGGGAGGCCGCCACGACCCTCGACGTGGGCGTCTCGGAACTCCCCGAGGCCGCCCAGCGAGTCAGCGAGCAGGTCGAGACGCTGGAGGCCGACCTGAACGACGCGAAAGAGGAAGTCCTGAACGCGCGACTCGCCGAACTCCGCGAGGACCCCCTCGAACGCGACGGCGGCGAGTGGCTAGTCGGCACGGTGTCGGGGTTCGGCCCGAACGAAGTCGCGGACCGCGCCCGCGAACTCGCCGGTGACGCGGCCGACGCGGTGGTCCTCTCGGGCGAGGACGGCGCGACGTTCGTGGTTGCCGCGACCGGCGGGAGTCCGGACGCGGGCGACGTGGTTGACGACGTGACCGACGCCTTCGGCGGCGGTGGCGGCGGCAGTCCGACGTTCGCGCAGGGCGGCGGGTTGGACGCGAGTCCGGAGGAAGTCGTCGCCTTCCTCCGCAAGTGA
- a CDS encoding aminotransferase class III-fold pyridoxal phosphate-dependent enzyme, translated as MDRDTVEPAVDGMPGERAQEWADYHHQFSAPSTYVYDFVWDFTEEAAGPFCTDVDGNVLMDFTSHVAAAPLGYNNPKIMEKFEEFDLVDPTKIAGQDFYAAGGWPPEEPELPGPTQLMDRLTDLTSHYDMDTVFLSNSGAEAVENAIKICYAQGGHRAFTFDGAFHGRTLGALSLNRSKVNHRKGYPEVGGVVSVPYPSTEEAYRTKWLTDGPGGNVVADKLDPEQGVIDPDEVAYIILEPVQGEGGYRTPHGEFVADLAEIRERFDVNVISDEIQAGMGRTGEMWGVDHLDLEPDVITSAKGLRAGATVANSEMFPKEKARLSSTWGAGKIVDSMQGVFTIDAIHEYDLLENVAERGRQMTELLEDADLPNVVDVRGRGLMLAVEFDTKERREAVVKAALKRGLLTLGCGYKTLRLLPPLDVTAREIELGFDLFRAAVEDVA; from the coding sequence ATGGACCGAGATACCGTAGAGCCAGCGGTCGATGGCATGCCCGGAGAGCGTGCCCAAGAGTGGGCCGACTACCACCACCAGTTCTCCGCACCGAGTACCTACGTCTACGACTTCGTGTGGGACTTCACCGAGGAGGCGGCGGGTCCCTTCTGTACCGACGTGGACGGCAACGTCCTGATGGACTTCACCAGCCACGTCGCCGCCGCGCCGCTCGGGTACAACAATCCGAAGATTATGGAGAAGTTCGAGGAGTTCGACCTCGTGGACCCGACCAAAATCGCGGGGCAGGACTTCTACGCCGCGGGTGGCTGGCCGCCCGAGGAACCCGAACTGCCGGGTCCGACCCAACTCATGGACCGCCTGACCGACCTCACCAGCCACTACGACATGGACACCGTGTTCCTGTCTAACTCGGGCGCGGAGGCCGTCGAGAACGCCATCAAAATCTGCTACGCGCAGGGCGGCCACCGCGCGTTCACCTTCGACGGCGCGTTCCACGGCCGGACGCTCGGCGCGCTCAGCCTCAATCGCTCGAAGGTCAACCACCGGAAGGGCTACCCCGAAGTCGGCGGCGTGGTCTCGGTTCCCTACCCCTCGACGGAGGAAGCCTACCGGACGAAGTGGCTGACCGACGGACCCGGTGGCAACGTCGTCGCGGACAAACTCGACCCCGAACAGGGCGTCATCGACCCCGACGAGGTGGCCTACATCATCCTCGAACCCGTGCAGGGCGAGGGTGGCTACCGGACGCCCCACGGCGAGTTCGTCGCCGACCTCGCCGAGATTCGAGAGCGGTTCGACGTGAACGTCATTAGCGACGAGATTCAGGCCGGGATGGGACGGACCGGCGAGATGTGGGGCGTGGACCACCTCGACCTCGAACCCGACGTGATTACCTCGGCGAAGGGGCTTCGCGCGGGTGCGACCGTCGCCAACTCCGAGATGTTCCCCAAGGAGAAGGCCCGCCTCTCCTCTACGTGGGGCGCGGGCAAAATCGTGGACTCGATGCAGGGCGTGTTCACCATCGACGCCATCCACGAGTACGACCTGCTGGAGAACGTCGCGGAGCGCGGCCGTCAGATGACCGAACTCCTCGAAGACGCCGACCTCCCGAACGTCGTGGACGTGCGGGGTCGCGGCCTGATGCTCGCGGTGGAGTTCGACACGAAGGAACGCCGCGAAGCGGTCGTGAAGGCCGCCCTGAAGCGCGGCCTGCTCACCCTCGGATGCGGCTACAAGACCCTGCGCCTCCTGCCGCCGCTCGACGTGACCGCGCGCGAAATCGAACTCGGCTTCGACCTGTTCCGCGCGGCGGTCGAAGACGTGGCCTGA
- a CDS encoding MgtC/SapB family protein, with product MPSIVDFLTKVPLDSNVVRIALAGALGLFLGLEREWSHKPAGIRTFTLISLLGAVFTLLDRDVLLMLGGLLVIVQGVLLAVQGLTDDEEEGLSLTTSVSMLVSFGVGALVMEGFILVGVTVAVLSSLLLVLKRELHSFAWGMSREELRSAVEFAILAFVIYPLLPDEELAFGVEPRVVWLMVVTVAAIGIVNYAVVESYGGRGIAVTGFFGGLASSTAVVGTMLDHVRQRPEAASYGVAAILLADAAMAVRNLGIALAFSLGSDKPILYGAVLPLGAVILGSVAIAAYAADWSEHVDIDLESPFSLRNALGFGAIFLLVIAGGAVAQQQFGSAGFYVTALLSGLVSSAGATSSAVLLYRAGTIGHGTAVFGILLATASSITVKAALTLSAPNRRFSYRVAAWSGVLLAGSAVAAALATV from the coding sequence GTGCCGAGTATCGTCGACTTCCTCACCAAAGTGCCGTTGGACAGCAACGTCGTCCGCATCGCCCTCGCGGGGGCGCTGGGCCTGTTCCTCGGACTGGAGCGTGAGTGGTCACACAAACCCGCCGGGATTCGGACGTTCACCCTCATCAGTCTGCTCGGCGCGGTGTTCACGCTCCTCGACCGGGACGTTCTGCTCATGCTCGGGGGTCTGCTCGTCATCGTGCAGGGCGTCCTGCTCGCGGTGCAGGGACTGACCGACGACGAGGAAGAGGGTCTCTCGCTGACGACTTCGGTGTCGATGCTGGTTTCTTTCGGCGTCGGCGCACTCGTGATGGAGGGGTTCATCCTCGTGGGCGTGACGGTGGCGGTGCTGTCGTCGCTGTTGCTCGTCCTCAAGCGCGAACTCCACAGTTTCGCGTGGGGGATGTCCCGGGAAGAACTCCGGTCGGCCGTCGAGTTCGCCATCCTCGCGTTCGTCATCTACCCCCTGCTCCCCGACGAGGAGTTGGCCTTCGGCGTCGAACCCCGCGTGGTGTGGCTGATGGTCGTCACGGTGGCGGCCATCGGCATCGTCAACTACGCCGTCGTCGAGAGCTACGGCGGTCGGGGCATCGCCGTCACCGGCTTCTTCGGCGGTCTGGCGTCCTCGACGGCGGTCGTCGGGACCATGCTCGACCACGTTCGCCAGCGCCCCGAGGCGGCCTCCTACGGCGTGGCGGCCATCCTGCTGGCGGACGCGGCGATGGCGGTCCGGAACCTCGGTATCGCGCTGGCGTTCTCGCTCGGGAGCGACAAGCCGATTCTGTACGGCGCGGTGCTTCCGCTCGGGGCGGTCATCCTCGGGAGCGTGGCGATTGCGGCCTACGCCGCCGACTGGTCCGAACACGTGGACATCGACCTCGAAAGCCCGTTCTCGCTCCGGAACGCCCTCGGATTCGGGGCCATCTTCCTGCTGGTCATCGCGGGCGGCGCGGTCGCCCAACAGCAGTTCGGGTCCGCGGGGTTCTACGTGACGGCCCTGCTGTCGGGACTCGTTTCGAGCGCCGGGGCGACTTCCTCGGCGGTCCTGCTCTACCGGGCGGGCACCATCGGCCACGGGACCGCCGTGTTCGGCATCCTGCTGGCGACTGCCTCCTCGATTACGGTGAAAGCCGCGCTGACCCTCTCCGCGCCGAACCGGAGGTTCAGCTACCGGGTCGCGGCGTGGAGCGGCGTCCTGCTCGCGGGGTCGGCAGTCGCCGCGGCGTTGGCGACAGTGTAA